Proteins encoded in a region of the Dethiobacter alkaliphilus AHT 1 genome:
- a CDS encoding universal stress protein: MLFKKILLATDFSQCAEQLWNCAGELRELGAKELVAVHVAPLTGGRLSDHAKEKLDQHLAELKDLGFEVRSLVRTGPAAQEIRDVAEEEDVDLVLLGAKGENRIREFFLGSTARDLIRICDKPVLVEKFKMLEDEQECAAVCTRKFRRVLLPLDFSEDSLRIYELVRDKLAPWVDEAVLAHIVDQGSSKKVVEKMKNEAQDRLAALRLNLADAGVETEIRIRTGIPSKYLAQIAEEDAVTLVMMPTRGAGNVTELLLGSTAENVARHSSRPVMLFPVKK, translated from the coding sequence ATGTTGTTTAAGAAGATATTGTTGGCCACAGATTTTTCCCAGTGCGCGGAGCAGCTTTGGAATTGTGCCGGTGAACTTCGGGAGTTGGGAGCAAAAGAGTTGGTGGCCGTTCATGTGGCACCGTTGACCGGCGGCCGGTTAAGCGACCATGCCAAGGAAAAACTGGACCAACATCTGGCAGAGCTAAAAGATTTGGGATTCGAGGTCCGTTCGCTGGTGCGCACCGGCCCGGCAGCGCAGGAAATCAGGGATGTGGCGGAGGAAGAAGATGTTGACTTGGTTTTATTGGGTGCCAAAGGGGAAAACCGCATCCGGGAATTTTTCCTGGGCAGCACTGCCCGTGACCTGATACGCATTTGTGACAAACCGGTGCTGGTGGAGAAGTTTAAAATGCTGGAAGATGAACAGGAGTGTGCCGCGGTCTGCACCAGGAAATTCCGGCGGGTTCTGTTGCCACTGGATTTCTCCGAAGATTCGCTGCGCATTTACGAGTTGGTGCGGGATAAGCTTGCTCCCTGGGTTGATGAAGCGGTGCTGGCCCATATTGTGGATCAGGGCAGCAGTAAAAAAGTGGTGGAGAAAATGAAGAATGAAGCCCAGGACCGGCTGGCGGCACTGCGCCTGAATCTGGCTGATGCGGGCGTAGAGACGGAGATTCGTATTCGGACCGGTATTCCGTCCAAATATCTGGCACAAATTGCCGAAGAGGACGCAGTTACTCTGGTGATGATGCCCACCAGGGGAGCGGGAAATGTAACGGAACTGCTCTTGGGCAGTACCGCCGAAAACGTGGCGCGGCACAGTTCGCGTCCGGTGATGTTGTTTCCCGTAAAGAAGTAA
- a CDS encoding thioredoxin family protein, whose protein sequence is MEVKILGAGCYNCQALESNVINALAELDLAAEVVRITEAGEIAACSVDGVPALIVNGSVKVCGRVPQKEEIKEWLRQEDRQGGKGS, encoded by the coding sequence TTGGAAGTTAAAATTCTTGGGGCCGGGTGTTACAACTGCCAGGCGCTGGAGTCCAATGTGATTAACGCCCTGGCAGAGCTGGATCTGGCCGCCGAGGTGGTTAGGATAACGGAGGCGGGAGAAATAGCCGCCTGCAGCGTTGACGGTGTGCCGGCGCTGATTGTTAACGGCTCTGTAAAGGTCTGTGGCCGTGTGCCGCAGAAGGAAGAAATTAAGGAATGGCTAAGGCAAGAGGACAGGCAAGGCGGTAAAGGAAGTTGA
- the mobA gene encoding molybdenum cofactor guanylyltransferase codes for MNPAKMSAVILAGGKSSRMGRDKLFLPLGGKPLISHVLDTLQGLFAECILVTDRPQSFSGFAVRVTEDLIRRPEKNSLAGIHAGLSMACHDYVLAVAGDMPFISRDVLLYLCSRGSDEDVVIFRDGPHFQPLCAIYHKNCLPHIEDMLNKGHYKVADFFPSVRVREVDVSSLQSLDPGRISFFNVNAPEDYEKARALIAGNDNLDEGGKR; via the coding sequence ATGAACCCGGCTAAGATGTCGGCGGTGATTCTGGCGGGTGGAAAAAGCTCCCGCATGGGGCGGGATAAGCTGTTTTTGCCGCTGGGCGGTAAGCCGTTAATTAGTCATGTGCTGGACACATTGCAGGGCCTTTTTGCCGAGTGTATCCTGGTAACCGACAGGCCCCAGAGTTTCAGTGGCTTTGCCGTTCGTGTCACCGAGGATTTAATCCGCAGGCCGGAAAAAAATTCCCTGGCCGGCATTCATGCCGGGCTCAGCATGGCCTGCCATGACTATGTGCTGGCAGTTGCCGGGGATATGCCTTTTATAAGCAGGGACGTGCTGCTGTATCTTTGTTCCCGGGGCAGTGACGAGGACGTGGTGATTTTCCGGGACGGGCCGCATTTCCAGCCGCTATGTGCCATCTACCACAAAAACTGCCTTCCGCATATTGAAGATATGTTAAACAAAGGACATTATAAAGTAGCTGACTTTTTCCCCTCTGTGCGGGTCCGGGAGGTGGATGTAAGCAGTCTGCAGTCCCTTGACCCCGGGCGCATTTCCTTTTTCAATGTAAATGCGCCGGAAGATTACGAGAAAGCCCGGGCCCTTATTGCCGGCAATGATAATTTAGATGAGGGGGGTAAACGGTGA
- the mobB gene encoding molybdopterin-guanine dinucleotide biosynthesis protein B — translation MSIPVVSVVGKSNSGKTRFICGLLPELKRRGYKVATIKHDVHGFDIDKPGKDTWKHSQAGADTVVISSPQKVAMIEKVVQELTMDEVIDKIRGVDIIISEGYKGNPKPKIEIFRSSVHKEPLCSETDNLLAIVSDVSPDLGVPVFATDDYIAVVNLIEKKFLQR, via the coding sequence GTGAGTATACCGGTTGTTTCAGTCGTGGGAAAATCCAACAGCGGCAAAACCAGGTTTATTTGCGGCCTGCTGCCGGAGTTAAAGCGGCGTGGCTACAAAGTGGCTACCATCAAACATGATGTTCACGGCTTTGATATCGACAAACCCGGTAAGGATACGTGGAAACACTCCCAGGCCGGAGCGGATACGGTGGTTATTTCCTCCCCTCAGAAAGTGGCCATGATTGAGAAAGTGGTACAAGAGCTTACCATGGACGAAGTAATTGACAAAATCCGTGGTGTGGATATCATAATTTCCGAAGGGTACAAGGGTAACCCCAAGCCAAAAATAGAAATTTTCCGCTCTTCGGTGCACAAAGAGCCGCTGTGCTCGGAAACCGACAATCTGTTGGCCATTGTCAGCGATGTGAGCCCCGATTTGGGTGTGCCGGTTTTTGCCACCGACGATTATATCGCAGTGGTGAATTTAATTGAAAAAAAGTTTTTACAACGTTAA
- a CDS encoding iron-containing alcohol dehydrogenase yields MTYAFFMPTVNLMGAGCVKEVGERAKILGAKKALIVTDKDLNKLGLADQIAGYVKDAGIETVIYDGAIPNPTDTNVHDGEKVYKDEKCDMIISLGGGSSHDCAKGIGLVVGNGGNIRDFAGVDKSTKPMPPMIAVNTTSGTASEMTRFCIITNTDTKVKMAIVDWRVTPQVSINDPEIMAKMPRGLTAATGMDALTHAVEAYVSTIATPITDACALKAIELISKYLRSAVAYGDNMEARDAMTYAQLLGGMAFNNASLGYVHAMAHQLGGFYDLPHGVCNAILLPHVQRFNLIANPQRFVDIAVAMGENVDGLSVREAAEKALTAIQQLSSDIAIPAGLTDLNVQEKDFEVMAKNAMQDACSFTNPVTAKLEDVIGIFKNSM; encoded by the coding sequence ATGACGTATGCTTTTTTTATGCCGACTGTTAACCTGATGGGTGCCGGTTGTGTTAAAGAGGTTGGAGAACGTGCTAAAATTCTGGGTGCCAAAAAGGCTCTTATTGTAACCGACAAAGACCTGAACAAGCTGGGTCTGGCCGACCAGATTGCCGGATACGTAAAAGATGCCGGTATTGAAACCGTGATTTATGACGGTGCCATCCCCAACCCCACCGATACCAACGTTCATGACGGAGAAAAGGTTTATAAAGATGAAAAGTGTGACATGATTATCTCTCTGGGCGGCGGCAGCTCCCATGACTGCGCCAAAGGTATTGGCCTGGTTGTAGGCAACGGCGGCAACATTCGCGACTTCGCCGGTGTAGACAAGTCCACCAAGCCCATGCCCCCCATGATTGCTGTTAACACCACTTCCGGTACAGCTTCTGAAATGACACGTTTCTGCATCATCACCAACACTGATACCAAGGTTAAAATGGCTATCGTTGACTGGAGAGTTACTCCTCAGGTATCTATAAACGACCCGGAAATCATGGCTAAAATGCCTCGCGGCCTCACCGCAGCCACCGGTATGGACGCTCTGACCCATGCTGTGGAAGCTTATGTGTCCACCATTGCCACACCCATCACCGATGCCTGTGCTCTTAAGGCCATTGAGTTGATTTCCAAGTATCTGCGCAGTGCCGTTGCTTACGGTGACAACATGGAAGCGCGTGACGCCATGACTTACGCTCAGCTCCTTGGAGGTATGGCCTTTAACAACGCCAGCCTGGGCTACGTACATGCCATGGCTCACCAGCTGGGCGGCTTCTATGACCTGCCCCACGGTGTCTGCAACGCCATCCTGCTGCCACACGTACAGCGCTTCAACCTGATTGCCAACCCGCAGCGCTTCGTAGATATTGCGGTAGCTATGGGTGAAAACGTAGACGGCCTGTCGGTTCGCGAAGCCGCTGAAAAAGCTTTGACTGCAATTCAGCAGCTTTCCTCTGATATTGCCATTCCTGCCGGTTTAACCGATCTTAACGTTCAGGAGAAAGATTTCGAAGTTATGGCCAAGAATGCCATGCAGGATGCCTGCAGCTTCACAAACCCTGTAACCGCTAAGTTGGAAGACGTAATCGGCATCTTCAAAAACTCCATGTAA
- a CDS encoding aldehyde ferredoxin oxidoreductase family protein has translation MGSVLGKILRVNLTTGEVKKEELSNEQAKAFIGGRGLGGKMLADEIPVGIDALSEENKLFFITGPLSGTAAPTGGRYMVVTKSPLNDVIASSNSGGFWGAELKFAGYDMLIVEGKADAPVYISIKDDVVEVKPADHVWGKNTNETTDMLLEEFGDAKARVANIGTAGEQLSRIACIMNDRSRAAGRSGVGAVMGSKNLKAIVVRGSGKVEVAEPEKFKATIKDAMAKIKANGVTGEGLPAYGTAILVNIINEAGIFPTNNFQYGTFAQADEISGEAIAEKYMIKKDPCFRCPIACGRYCEVDGEQGGGPEYETVWAFGSDCGVGDLKSIIKANNACNEVGVDTISAGATIAAAMELYQRGLVKEEELAGGPDLKWGNSEAVIEWVKRMSDKDGFGAKLAMGSARLTESYGAPEVSMAVKKLELPAYDPRGLMGHGLNYATANRGGCHVRGYMVSPEILGLPEALDRFSLEGKAEWVKIFQDLTAAIDSSGLCLFTSFALGAQDYADLLTYATGFEYTAESVLEAGDRCNNVERLFNLAEGYTAADDTLPKRFLEDSLPEGATKGKVFPLDQLLPKYYEVRGWGADGVPTEDKKKALGL, from the coding sequence ATGGGTTCTGTATTGGGTAAAATTTTGAGGGTTAACCTCACAACCGGGGAAGTTAAAAAAGAAGAACTGTCTAACGAACAAGCAAAAGCTTTTATCGGCGGCAGGGGTCTGGGCGGCAAAATGCTGGCGGATGAAATCCCCGTCGGTATCGATGCGCTGTCTGAAGAGAACAAGCTGTTCTTTATCACCGGGCCGTTGAGCGGTACCGCCGCTCCCACCGGCGGCCGTTATATGGTGGTCACCAAGTCTCCGCTAAATGACGTTATCGCATCTTCTAACTCCGGCGGTTTCTGGGGCGCTGAGTTAAAGTTTGCCGGGTATGACATGCTGATTGTGGAAGGTAAAGCAGATGCACCGGTATACATCAGCATTAAGGACGATGTCGTTGAAGTTAAGCCTGCCGACCATGTCTGGGGCAAAAACACCAATGAAACCACCGATATGCTGCTGGAAGAATTTGGCGATGCCAAAGCACGGGTAGCCAACATTGGCACCGCCGGTGAGCAGCTTTCCCGTATTGCCTGTATCATGAATGACCGCTCGCGTGCTGCCGGTCGTTCCGGTGTTGGTGCTGTGATGGGTTCCAAGAACCTGAAAGCCATCGTTGTCCGCGGCAGCGGTAAAGTAGAAGTAGCCGAGCCTGAAAAGTTCAAGGCTACCATAAAAGATGCCATGGCCAAAATTAAAGCCAATGGTGTAACCGGTGAAGGGCTGCCCGCATATGGTACAGCCATCCTGGTTAATATTATCAACGAAGCCGGCATTTTTCCCACCAATAACTTCCAGTATGGAACTTTTGCCCAGGCTGATGAAATTTCCGGTGAGGCTATTGCCGAGAAGTATATGATTAAAAAGGATCCCTGTTTCCGCTGCCCCATCGCCTGCGGCCGTTATTGTGAAGTTGACGGTGAACAAGGTGGCGGCCCGGAATACGAAACAGTTTGGGCTTTTGGCAGTGACTGCGGTGTTGGAGACCTGAAATCAATCATTAAAGCCAACAACGCCTGTAACGAAGTGGGTGTAGACACCATTTCCGCCGGAGCCACCATTGCGGCAGCCATGGAGCTTTACCAGCGCGGCCTGGTAAAAGAAGAAGAGCTGGCCGGTGGCCCCGATCTCAAGTGGGGTAACAGTGAAGCTGTTATCGAATGGGTAAAGCGTATGAGCGACAAAGATGGTTTCGGTGCCAAGCTGGCCATGGGTTCTGCCCGCCTGACCGAATCGTACGGCGCTCCCGAAGTTTCCATGGCGGTTAAGAAGCTTGAACTGCCTGCCTATGACCCCCGTGGTCTGATGGGACATGGTCTGAACTATGCTACTGCAAACCGTGGTGGTTGTCACGTCCGTGGCTACATGGTTTCCCCGGAGATTCTGGGTCTGCCGGAAGCTTTGGACCGTTTCTCCCTGGAAGGAAAAGCTGAATGGGTGAAAATTTTCCAGGACCTCACTGCTGCCATTGACAGCTCTGGTCTCTGCCTGTTTACTTCCTTTGCCCTGGGTGCACAGGACTACGCAGATCTTCTGACCTATGCTACAGGGTTTGAGTATACTGCTGAAAGTGTCCTGGAAGCAGGAGACCGCTGCAATAATGTAGAGCGTCTCTTCAATCTGGCTGAAGGATACACTGCCGCGGATGATACGCTGCCGAAGCGTTTCCTGGAAGATTCTTTGCCTGAAGGTGCTACCAAAGGTAAGGTTTTCCCTCTGGATCAGCTGCTGCCCAAGTATTATGAAGTTCGCGGCTGGGGCGCCGACGGGGTTCCCACCGAAGATAAGAAGAAAGCGCTTGGGCTCTAA
- a CDS encoding MoaD/ThiS family protein, whose amino-acid sequence MMVQITVKLFATLRNNRFKVDIREYPEGTTVLQVAEDLEIPEEELAITMVNGILLDVKHVLQDGDTLALFPPVGGG is encoded by the coding sequence ATGATGGTGCAGATTACTGTAAAGCTTTTTGCTACCTTGCGTAATAACCGTTTTAAAGTGGATATCCGGGAGTACCCGGAGGGAACCACGGTGCTGCAGGTGGCGGAAGATTTGGAGATTCCTGAAGAAGAGCTGGCCATCACCATGGTAAACGGTATCCTGTTAGATGTTAAGCATGTGTTGCAGGACGGCGATACCCTAGCTCTTTTCCCGCCGGTGGGGGGCGGTTGA
- a CDS encoding HesA/MoeB/ThiF family protein, which yields MHQLQGFLTSHAPDGLLPWGAQEESAERFGLTLHQVEEAALAAGILPARYQRNGKTLSVEQQYKLFKSRVAVIGCGGLGGYILEELARLGVGDIVAVDFDVFEEHNLNRQLLSCPDEIGRLKVDAAAERVAKINPAVKFTAFSEAFATENGPVILEGVQVAVDALDSVGARLTLADICNELKLPFVHGAICGWYGQVATQYPGDAVVEKLYRSCTEDKGMEKIYGNPSFTPAVIASLQVAEVCKVLLGQGETLRRRVLYLNLLDMELEELQL from the coding sequence GTGCACCAACTGCAGGGTTTTTTGACCAGTCATGCCCCTGACGGTCTGCTCCCATGGGGAGCGCAGGAAGAGTCGGCAGAACGCTTTGGCCTGACACTGCATCAGGTGGAGGAAGCAGCGCTGGCGGCCGGTATATTGCCAGCACGCTATCAGCGTAACGGCAAAACCCTCTCCGTGGAGCAGCAATACAAGCTTTTTAAAAGCCGGGTGGCTGTGATCGGCTGCGGCGGCCTGGGCGGCTATATTCTTGAGGAATTAGCGCGCCTGGGCGTAGGAGATATTGTGGCGGTGGATTTCGATGTGTTTGAAGAACACAATCTAAACCGCCAGCTTCTTTCCTGCCCCGACGAAATAGGGCGCCTAAAGGTGGATGCAGCAGCAGAGCGCGTGGCAAAAATAAATCCGGCAGTGAAATTCACCGCTTTCAGCGAGGCTTTTGCCACTGAAAACGGGCCTGTTATACTGGAGGGCGTCCAGGTAGCTGTTGATGCTCTGGACAGTGTGGGAGCCCGCCTGACGTTAGCCGATATTTGTAATGAGTTAAAGCTACCGTTTGTACACGGGGCAATATGTGGCTGGTACGGGCAGGTAGCTACCCAATATCCCGGAGATGCCGTTGTTGAAAAATTGTATCGCTCCTGCACTGAGGATAAGGGCATGGAAAAAATATACGGCAACCCTTCGTTTACGCCGGCAGTAATTGCCAGTCTGCAGGTGGCGGAAGTATGTAAGGTTCTGCTTGGCCAGGGTGAGACTTTACGCCGCAGGGTTCTTTATCTTAATTTACTGGACATGGAACTGGAGGAGTTACAGCTATGA
- a CDS encoding sigma-54-dependent Fis family transcriptional regulator, producing the protein MSRVWQRFVAGEASPQEVSPVIYRSWQRSKQRELSHKRVYNDEILPAALLNERCLEHEDLVRAGKPVLPYLYRFLEGSNNIVMLCDDQGYILDSLGDPPFINKAQQVHLSPGANWSEAVRGTNAIGTVLVEKVPLQVLGWEHYVEQNHVLNCWAAPICNADGDVVGVLDVSGEAGIERGMERLAEVVLMGAKLIEQSLHLTELQRDFHFARQGIEKAGEMMRDGFIAIDSRGIITEINREGAKLLGRKREELVGHLAADVFDNRRWSFNGKSLYMQSSESDNLTSRLVKVTDEQGAPMGAIGVLSPAPREERSQETMWVGRSQATQSVFSRADKAAQTSSTVLIQGESGTGKEIVARYLHQQSPRHNKPFVAINCAAIPATLIESELFGYADGAFTGAKKGGAPGKFEVAQGGTVFLDEIGDMPSNVQASLLRVLQEREVVRIGDSRPRPVDVRVVAATNRDLSTRIEQGDFRLDLYYRLKVVTIDVPPLSRRLDDIYDLVPYFVKKICRASGREPMGVTDEVYEALLNYHWPGNIRELENCMESMVAMAEHSYLTTDDLPAEIAKNVSAVSCGETLLEQQTKKAIMQALAETNGKIAPAARLLGIGRTTLYRKIEELGIKS; encoded by the coding sequence ATGAGCAGAGTTTGGCAGCGCTTTGTGGCCGGGGAAGCCAGTCCACAAGAAGTTTCTCCCGTGATATACCGCTCCTGGCAGCGCAGCAAACAACGCGAGCTCAGCCATAAACGAGTATATAATGATGAAATATTGCCGGCAGCGCTATTAAATGAACGTTGTCTGGAACACGAAGACCTGGTACGGGCCGGGAAGCCGGTGTTGCCCTATCTGTACCGCTTTTTGGAAGGCTCCAACAATATAGTGATGTTGTGTGATGACCAGGGATATATTCTGGATTCCCTGGGCGACCCTCCCTTTATCAACAAAGCCCAGCAGGTTCACCTGTCCCCCGGCGCCAACTGGAGTGAGGCTGTGCGGGGAACCAACGCCATCGGTACTGTTCTGGTGGAAAAAGTTCCGCTGCAAGTATTGGGTTGGGAACACTATGTGGAGCAAAACCATGTGCTGAATTGCTGGGCCGCACCAATCTGTAATGCCGATGGTGACGTGGTGGGCGTTTTGGACGTTTCCGGTGAAGCGGGGATTGAGCGTGGTATGGAGCGCCTGGCGGAAGTGGTGTTAATGGGCGCCAAACTCATTGAACAGAGCCTTCATCTCACTGAACTGCAGCGTGATTTTCATTTTGCCAGGCAGGGAATTGAGAAAGCCGGTGAAATGATGCGCGATGGCTTTATCGCCATTGACAGTCGCGGCATTATTACCGAAATAAACCGGGAAGGTGCAAAGCTGCTGGGCCGTAAACGGGAAGAGCTGGTGGGGCACCTGGCTGCCGATGTGTTTGATAACCGGCGCTGGTCCTTTAACGGCAAGTCCCTTTATATGCAATCCTCAGAAAGCGATAACCTGACTTCACGTCTGGTTAAGGTAACTGATGAGCAGGGGGCACCCATGGGTGCCATTGGCGTACTTAGCCCCGCCCCCCGGGAAGAAAGAAGTCAGGAAACCATGTGGGTTGGCCGCAGCCAGGCTACGCAAAGCGTGTTCAGCCGGGCAGATAAGGCGGCGCAGACCTCTTCCACCGTATTAATACAGGGGGAAAGCGGTACGGGCAAAGAGATTGTGGCTCGCTATCTCCATCAGCAAAGCCCGCGGCATAATAAGCCCTTTGTGGCCATAAACTGTGCGGCCATTCCCGCCACTCTTATTGAAAGTGAATTATTTGGTTATGCCGACGGTGCATTTACCGGCGCCAAAAAGGGCGGCGCCCCCGGGAAGTTCGAAGTGGCCCAGGGGGGAACGGTATTCCTGGATGAGATAGGTGATATGCCCTCCAATGTACAGGCCTCGCTTTTGCGGGTGCTGCAGGAGCGGGAAGTGGTACGCATCGGAGACAGTCGGCCCCGTCCGGTAGATGTGCGGGTTGTGGCGGCTACCAACCGCGACCTGTCCACCAGGATTGAGCAGGGGGATTTTCGCCTGGATTTATACTATCGCCTTAAAGTGGTGACCATTGATGTGCCGCCGCTGAGCCGGAGGCTCGATGATATCTACGACCTTGTTCCCTATTTTGTTAAAAAAATATGCCGGGCCTCCGGCAGGGAACCAATGGGGGTCACCGATGAAGTTTATGAGGCATTGCTTAATTACCACTGGCCCGGCAATATCCGGGAGTTGGAAAACTGTATGGAGAGCATGGTGGCCATGGCGGAGCATTCATATCTGACCACCGATGACCTGCCTGCTGAAATTGCCAAAAACGTCAGCGCAGTCTCCTGCGGTGAAACACTGTTGGAGCAGCAGACCAAAAAAGCCATTATGCAGGCTTTGGCCGAAACTAACGGTAAAATTGCCCCTGCTGCCAGACTGCTGGGAATCGGCAGAACCACACTGTATCGGAAAATCGAGGAACTGGGCATTAAGTCCTGA
- the moaA gene encoding GTP 3',8-cyclase MoaA, giving the protein MATLLDPLGRKLEYLRVSVVDSCNLRCFYCSPGESCKPRSLRGQLSREHIVRAVTAAAKAGIKKVRLTGGEPLVRRDIVGLVHDIAQIEGIEDLSLTTNGTLLKDLAEPLAAAGLKRVNISLDSLDGHNFEQITCGGQLQATLDGIDAAFDAGLTPVKINMVVMKDLNHHEVENFAKLTLDRDIHVRFIEYMPMLGQDDVWRRHYLPSSEIMELCNGVLPMEAVPEEDLNGPARNFRFPDAVGLLGFITPVSQHFCANCNRLRLTSDGKLKPCLFSANEIDLQPALAANADLGPYYQSAAQNKPANSDVSPASQGSACGPQGMVEIGG; this is encoded by the coding sequence ATGGCCACATTGCTGGATCCATTGGGCAGGAAGCTGGAATATTTGCGGGTTTCAGTGGTGGACAGCTGCAATTTGCGTTGTTTTTATTGTTCTCCCGGAGAATCCTGCAAACCGCGCAGTTTACGCGGGCAGTTGAGCCGTGAGCATATTGTGCGGGCTGTAACCGCTGCAGCCAAGGCGGGTATTAAAAAAGTCCGGCTTACCGGGGGAGAGCCGCTGGTTCGCAGGGATATTGTAGGACTGGTACACGATATTGCCCAAATAGAAGGTATCGAAGACTTAAGCCTGACCACCAACGGAACCCTGCTTAAGGACCTGGCTGAGCCCTTGGCTGCGGCCGGCCTGAAACGGGTCAACATTTCTCTGGATTCGCTGGATGGCCATAACTTTGAACAGATAACCTGCGGCGGGCAGCTGCAGGCCACGCTGGATGGAATTGACGCCGCCTTTGATGCCGGACTTACACCGGTGAAAATTAACATGGTGGTTATGAAAGACTTAAACCACCATGAGGTGGAAAATTTTGCGAAATTAACACTGGACAGGGATATTCATGTTCGGTTTATTGAGTATATGCCCATGCTAGGCCAGGATGATGTCTGGAGGAGGCACTATTTGCCTTCGTCGGAAATCATGGAGCTGTGCAATGGTGTGCTGCCAATGGAAGCGGTTCCCGAAGAGGATCTTAACGGCCCGGCAAGAAATTTCCGTTTTCCGGATGCTGTGGGGCTATTGGGCTTCATTACACCGGTTAGCCAGCATTTTTGTGCCAACTGCAACCGTTTGCGACTCACCAGCGACGGCAAGCTGAAACCCTGCCTGTTTTCCGCAAACGAAATTGATTTGCAGCCCGCCCTGGCAGCAAATGCAGATTTGGGCCCTTATTACCAAAGCGCAGCGCAGAACAAGCCTGCCAACTCCGATGTCAGTCCGGCGTCCCAGGGATCTGCCTGTGGGCCGCAGGGCATGGTAGAGATTGGCGGATAA
- a CDS encoding MOSC domain-containing protein, whose translation MAKIAAVSVSEKKGMRKTNVDEVFLAVEHGIKGDAHAGDWHRQVSLLAKESIEKMQKMGLDVKAGDFAENLTTEGIELTALPVGTRLNIGEDVLVEVTQIGKVCHDRCAIYYQAGDCVMPREGIFVRVLAGGRVSPGDAIQVLEQQQ comes from the coding sequence ATGGCAAAGATTGCAGCCGTCTCGGTCAGTGAAAAAAAAGGTATGCGTAAAACCAATGTGGATGAAGTATTTCTGGCAGTGGAGCATGGAATAAAAGGAGATGCCCATGCCGGAGACTGGCACCGCCAGGTTAGCCTGCTGGCTAAAGAAAGCATTGAAAAAATGCAGAAAATGGGCCTGGATGTCAAAGCCGGCGATTTTGCCGAGAACCTGACCACCGAGGGAATAGAGCTGACAGCCCTTCCGGTGGGAACCAGGCTAAACATCGGGGAAGACGTCTTGGTGGAGGTCACCCAGATCGGCAAAGTGTGTCATGACCGCTGCGCAATTTATTATCAGGCGGGAGACTGCGTCATGCCCAGAGAAGGAATCTTTGTCCGCGTGCTGGCAGGAGGCCGTGTGTCACCGGGAGACGCTATACAGGTCTTGGAGCAACAACAATAA